The Primulina eburnea isolate SZY01 chromosome 8, ASM2296580v1, whole genome shotgun sequence genome contains a region encoding:
- the LOC140838844 gene encoding scarecrow-like protein 13, with the protein MQTSQDVKTPSRMDEFYHHQPVRHIDTENFFTLESTPVTNYAIIYNSPSAVSGSSNMSPFSPQLSNSHFFDLHCSSPFSGSSGVDDENKLMQAMWVLRNELGIESDIEDSGSFNGVSSHPSFFTRYDRILEMAPQMDLKQLLISCAETVSETDTASLSDRSVAISAAEALMDTLEKKVSVSGEPLQRLGAYMLEGIRARLLSSGSIIYKKLKCEEPTSFELMSYMSVLYQICPYWKFAYTSANVTIKEAMENEDRIHIIDFQIAQGSQWMGMIQSLSSRPGRPPYIRITGVDDSQSAHARGGGLELVGQRLAKLAESCGVPFEFHGAAMSGCEVHLENLDIRPGEALAVNFPYILHHMPDESVSTENHRDRLLRLVKSLSPKVVTIIEQESNTNTSTFIQRFRETVEYYMAMFESIDAAHTKDDRLRIRAEENCVARDVVNILACEGTDRVERHELFGKWSVRLDMAGFSPIPLSSSVNDAVREMLKDYSSNYRVADAYGALFLGWKNRAMSSSSAWR; encoded by the coding sequence ATGCAGACTTCCCAGGATGTTAAAACACCCTCCAGAATGGATGAGTTTTACCATCATCAGCCAGTGCGTCACATCGACACGGAAAATTTTTTCACTCTCGAATCTACACCAGTTACCAATTATGCTATCATTTACAATTCACCTTCAGCTGTTAGTGGCTCCTCCAATATGAGCCCTTTTTCTCCCCAATTATCAAACTCACATTTTTTTGATCTTCATTGCTCGTCACCTTTTAGTGGGTCATCTGGTGTTGATGACGAAAACAAGTTGATGCAAGCTATGTGGGTTTTGAGGAATGAACTGGGGATCGAATCAGATATCGAGGATAGTGGCTCCTTCAATGGTGTTTCCTCACACCCTTCTTTTTTCACAAGGTACGACCGAATTCTTGAAATGGCCCCCCAGATGGACCTGAAACAATTGCTCATTTCCTGTGCTGAAACAGTGTCAGAAACTGACACAGCCTCATTGTCTGATCGAAGTGTCGCAATATCTGCTGCCGAAGCTCTAATGGACACACTGGAAAAAAAGGTTTCTGTATCGGGTGAGCCTTTACAAAGATTAGGTGCATACATGCTAGAAGGGATCAGGGCAAGATTATTGTCTTCTGGAAGCATAATATACAAGAAGTTGAAGTGTGAAGAACCAACAAGCTTTGAATTAATGTCTTACATGTCTGTGCTTTATCAAATCTGCCCATACTGGAAATTCGCTTATACGTCTGCCAATGTCACGATCAAGGAAGCTATGGAAAATGAGGACCGAATACACATAATCGACTTTCAGATTGCTCAGGGTAGTCAGTGGATGGGCATGATTCAGTCCCTTTCTAGTCGTCCAGGCAGACCACCATATATCCGCATTACAGGTGTTGATGATTCTCAGTCAGCTCATGCTCGTGGTGGAGGACTTGAGCTTGTTGGCCAAAGGTTAGCAAAACTGGCGGAGTCGTGTGGAGTACCATTCGAATTCCATGGTGCAGCTATGTCGGGATGTGAAGTCCATCTCGAAAATCTTGACATTCGGCCTGGAGAAGCTTTGGCAGTGAATTTCCCTTACATACTGCACCACATGCCAGATGAGAGCGTGAGCACAGAAAATCATAGAGACCGCCTGCTTAGACTTGTGAAGAGCTTGTCACCGAAGGTTGTTACCATCATTGAGCAAGAATCCAACACGAACACTTCAACGTTCATTCAACGTTTTCGCGAAACCGTAGAATATTATATGGCCATGTTTGAGTCCATTGATGCAGCACATACGAAGGATGATCGGCTGCGGATTAGAGCCGAGGAAAACTGTGTGGCGAGGGATGTAGTCAATATACTAGCTTGTGAGGGTACTGATCGGGTCGAAAGGCACGAGCTTTTTGGTAAGTGGAGTGTGAGACTTGACATGGCAGGATTTTCTCCAATTCCattgagctcatcagttaatgATGCTGTTAGGGAGATGTTGAAAGATTATAGCTCAAATTACAGAGTTGCAGATGCATATGGCGCGCTGTTTCTTGGATGGAAGAACAGAGCTATGTCATCGTCATCTGCTTGGAGATGA